The nucleotide sequence TGAAAATTCATAGGTTGCCCATTCCTTCCATCCTCCAGCATAGTGTTGAGCACTGAAAACATATAACAAGGTTAGTGCTGTAAAAATTCCCTTCTGCTTTATAACACAAAGTTGATAGGAACTTTAGAGATGTAGAGATGCCATGACTACTCTAGCCTTTAAACCTACGTGAAAGACTGTTACTTTTGAGTAGGATGAAAATATAGAGGGTTAGTCTCTATCCTATTACTAACACAGTATTAGAAGACATTTTTCAGTCGACcagtaaaaatataatacatatgaaaCATTGCTATTATACACACTCTTGAATACaattttatacttcatttatGCACCTGTTAAAGCCCAGAGATACTGCCGTGTCCAAAGCCTTCTTGCTTCTCACTCCGGCTAAACAAGAAAACACCAGACTGTCTGATTTGGATGGTTTTACTTCGTTGTACTTCTCTTTGAAGTCTTTTGGGTTCATCTGTAGAGCTTTACCTACCTCACCcactgaaagaaaatgttaagaatttcAATTAAATCTTAGGTACAGTAAATTACTGAATATATACTTTTGTGAGGAATTAATTCAAGTCACACATCACTTACGTGGAATGTTGACGGACCCGGGAATTTTCCCATACTCGACAATTTCCCATGGCTCTCTAACATcaattaacataatttttttggAATTCAAGAGGTTTTTAAGTTCCTTATAAgtgacatctttaaaaatagctgTACAAAAGTTATAGCAGCTTCCCTTTATTGACTTCAAAcctggaaagaataaaataatttaggtaCCTTCAAAGTAACATTGCTATTAATATCTGGAAGGCAGGTCAAAGGAATTTCCCCACTGATTCCAGTCAGTTCTTTTACTTCACTGACCTGTATATGTATTTTGTACACAGCCTGACAGAGCCACAGGAAGGCTACCCTCTTGCCCTCCATGCTGAATGGCTGGCCTTGTGCCAGCTCCATATTCTACTCTCTCCAAGCCCTTAATTAGGTGGAACTTGTAAATACACATTCAGCATTTGGTACCTGAATCCTGCAAATAACTTGTGAATTTAAGCATAATCCAAATTACAATGTTAAGAAAATTTCAATTTCCCCTTGCAAGTGAAGATATGGGAACCTTACATTTGAAACTACACTTGTAAGTACTTAAAGGTTGTTTCTATCTGTTAAATAATTGGTGGGGCAccttggctggctctgtcagaagagcctgtgactcttgatcttggggttgtgagttcaagccctatgctgggtgtagggattacttaaataaaaacttaaataactgGTAACATAATACGGTACTGGGTTATAACCTATAAAATAAATCCATGGGTCCACACTGATATAAGGATATAATTGAATAAATGGGGAGAAGGGATTATTTCAATTGATAAATGTAGAATGaatgatgaaaagagaaaatcaccATTAGGTTAACAAGTAATAATTATTTCAGCGAGAGCCATTGACAGAAGCTAGAGTTAGTAGATGAAATTTTGATTAGAAATAGGATAGTATCTCCCCCAGGAAATACTTACTAATAACAAAAGGAAACACCTGAAAGATACTACTTTAACCAATTATTCAAAGATCACTTCACTAGTAATAAGAAATGTCAAAATGTATACTTTGATAGGATGCTCAAAGAAGAACACATCACTTCCTTAGTATTTTTGCCAAAATACATACCCTGAATCAAGTCAGAAGAAAATCTCAAACTCAACCTACAAAATAACCAATACTCTTAAAAAAGTGTCAAAGTTATGAAAGACAAAAGCTGTGGAACTGTCACAGATTGAAGCAGACTAAGGAGCCATGACGATGTAATAACATAGAATCCTGGATTGGATCTGGGACTATAAAAGACCTCAGtgggaaaactggtgaaattCAAATAAGGCCTATGGATTAGTTAACAATATTATGTTAGTATTACTTTCCTGATTTCAGTAACTGTACCATCTAAGATGCTTACGTTAAGGGAAGTTGGGTAAGAATAAAGGgaactccattttatttttctaacttttctaaaGGTCCAAATTGATTTTTTAAGCATGAAAGAAAACCccgaagatttttaaaataaaataaaaatttaaaaaatttaataatcatattTCACAACAAAATGACTgctataaagtaaataataatgctCAAAGgttgtttaaaatatgaaatatctggggcgcctgggtggctcagtgggttaaagtctctgcctttggctcaggtcatgatcccagggtcctgggatcaagcccc is from Mustela erminea isolate mMusErm1 chromosome 4, mMusErm1.Pri, whole genome shotgun sequence and encodes:
- the TSTD3 gene encoding thiosulfate sulfurtransferase/rhodanese-like domain-containing protein 3, whose product is MVLPLPLFRSARRPILASAEAALWGLKSIKGSCYNFCTAIFKDVTYKELKNLLNSKKIMLIDVREPWEIVEYGKIPGSVNIPLGEVGKALQMNPKDFKEKYNEVKPSKSDSLVFSCLAGVRSKKALDTAVSLGFNSAQHYAGGWKEWATYEFSEKKHGN